The genomic DNA ATTCcctgccctgggaccagccctggcgGCGCTGCCAGCTCAGCCCGGCccacacagtcacctcccagcagggctggtcaGTGCGGCCGggagtgggtctgtggggagtctgtggggggtgctgggctgtgaggggacggggaaggtgtgtgtgttggggcactagggagtgggggttctgtggggggtgctgggctgtgagggggcggggaaggtgtgtgtgttggggcactagggagtgggggttctgtggggggtgctgggctgtgagggggcggggaaggtgtgtgtgttggggcactagggagtgggggttctgtggggggtgctgggctgtgaggggacggggaaggtgtgtgtgttggggcactagggagtgggggttctgtggggggtgctgggctgtgagggggcggggaaggtgtgtgtgttggggcactagggagtgggggttctgtggggggtgctgggctgtgagggggcggggaaggtgtgtgtgttggggcactagggagtgggggttctgtggggggtgctgggctgtgagggggcggggaaggtgtgtgtgttggggcactagggagtgggggttctgtggggggtgctgggctgtgagggggcggggaaggtgtgtgtgttggggcactagggagtgggggttctgtggggggtgctgggctgtgagggggtggggaaggtgtgtgtgttggggcactagggagtgggggttctgtggggggtgctgggctgtgaggggatggggaaggtgtgtgtgttggggcactagggagtgggggttctgtggggggtgctgggctgtgagggggcggggaaggtgtgtgtgttggggcactagggagtgggggttctgtggggggtgctgggctgtgaggggacggggaaggtgtgtgtgttggggcactagggagtgggggttctgtggggggtgctgggctgtgagggggcggggaaggtgtgtgtgttggggcactagggagtgggggttctatgtggggtgctgggcagttgtggggctgtgtgcaggggtGGTGTTGTagggcgctgtgcatttgtggcagggtctgggggggcactgggggggtgctgggcatagcggGTCTGGGGGGGGCCCTCTGGTCATAGGGAatcaggggtgggggtgttccggtgttgggtgtggggggatgtgtGGTGTGGAATGGCatggccccccctcccccgaggggaagggacatgctggcagcacagggccatgTGGGCAACTGTGCttctggcaactgccggtttgtaaacagtgccctgcactgggctgggcggagcgGGGCAGCCCTctccatgccatgccccattgctcctggctggccccttgctccagggatgGACCCCCCGCCCGCCATGTTCCAGTGCCCCCATGTGAGCCCACAAAACGTTAATCCGTCCCTGTCTCCACCCCAGCCCAGCATCGCTGCTGGGAGCCTAGAGCCAAGGCCTGGGGACCCCGTGGCCACACCCACCCCTTTGGGCTCCTTATTTTAATATTAACAAGGTAGCCATGCCCCCCTGAGAAAGTCTGGACACCTGCAGCCACGATAGCCCCATGAATCCTGCTTCCAGggcccaaccccaccccaacGGGCatgggcctggcccccacccagccaaggGATGGTCAGAGCTCGGGCCCAGCTGGGCCTCCCTTGTGTGCGGGAGTGACAGAGAACAAGGTTCCTGATGGGGGGTGAAATCTCGGGGTAACCTGATTACAACTGTGGCGCTCGGATGCTACGGTGATAAATCGACCGTGTCTGCTGCTTCCTGCCCAGTCCAGCGGCAGCTGCCCATCTGTCCCCTGAGTTTGACCCGGAAGGCTGGAGACCCTCATCTGGATGGCCCAGTGGGCTCTGCATCAGTTGCCTTCAATGACTCAAGTCACTAGATTAGACGTTAGGGAAACCATCCtgccagggtagttaagcactggaatagattgCCTAGGAGGctggaatctccgtcactggaggttttgaagagcaggttggacaaacccgtGTCAGGGGTGGTCAgataatacgtagtcctgcctCCGTGCAGGGGACTGGTCTAGAGGACCTCTCCGATCCCTCCCAGTCCTATGTTTCCAGGCTCCCCTGGAGCCCTACAGGCAGATACATTACTAGCACTGAACGGGGCGGTGTGTGCAAGGCCAGTGATCTGGGTGGCTGGGGGATCTGCCTGCTCGCGGCTGCAGGCGCACAGGCTGTGGTTACATAGCAGCCTTTCCATTGTCACTAGTCCAGACAATGCTGACCCTGCTCTCTCGCTGTTCTGTTCCCCAGTAAACCCAGGGTACTGCCGGAAGGCCCCACCCGGCACGGTGACAATCTGCCTTGCGGAATGCAGTAACGACAGGGAATGTGGAGCGGGCAGCAAGTGCTGCAGCTGGGGATGCCATTTGCACTGCGCACGGGCGGTGCCAGGTAATGCTGCACCTGGGAGCGGGGGGGTCAAAGGGAGGGGTACTTGGTAATTCAAACTGCTAGACAAGTGGGGCCGGGTCTGAGCATGGgccagggagggaagtggggtaagtgacagagctgggacaggCAGGGGAATGACTGGAGAGGGTTTAAGGCCCATGGGCATGCGGCTGAGCgtggggtgggagggtctgggtggaAGCAGCAGAGACCAGTCCTGGAGAGGAGCAGACCAGGACTCCAAGGAAAAGCCTTGGCCAGAGGTCAGCTCTTGGGCCTGGCTCAGGTCCGTGGTGCAGGCCTGTgggtttggggtttgttcccCACGGAGACATGAGCTGTTGTTGTTTCCCTTTTCCAGCCCATCCCGGCACCTGCCCCAAGAGGAGAGTGCTGCAGACGTTCGCGCCGTGTGAGAATAAGTGCAGTGACGACCGGGACTGTCCCACCAGGCAGAAATGCTGCTTTACTGGCTGTGGCCTCGGCTGTCTGGCCCCTCTAACAGGTACTGGCAGCAAAGAGAGAGGGGCCTGtggagcccccagccccacagcacttGCCAGGCATCCTGTGGGTCAGAGACATCCCCACTCCCCCTCCAGTCTGGGTTCACTGGTCTGAGCTCCCTTGCCGATTTCTGCCCATCTCCTCTCTCCAGGTGACATTTGCCAACTCCCACCTGAGAGGGGCCCTTGCAGGGGACAGATTCCGCGCTTCTTCTACAACCCGGCCTCCAGGACGTGCGAAAGCTTCATCTACGGCGGCTGCCGGGGCAACGGGAACAACTTTAGAACTCTCCTGGAGTGCCAGCAGGCCTGCAGGAAACACGGTAAGGGGACCAAGCGCGTGAACCCGCTCGCATGGGCTGGGACAGACTGAGAATTAACACAACTGCCAGCAGGACTggtccccaggagtccagggtgGGAAACGGGACTAAATAAAAATAGCTTGCTCGTTCTGGGGGCTGGATTCTAGCCCTGCTGTGGGAGGTCAGGGTTGGGGAGACAATCAtgaaaatcagttaaaaaaatgtttggcatATGAATCTGTGCCACAAGTCTTCATAAACAGCCCTGGCTGTACCTTGAAGGAGCCCGGCATGGAATGGCCATGAGCAGTCATATGCACGTGTCGATTGAGGGTTTACATACATGGTCCGTAACAGTTAGCAATGGGGTTTGCAGTTGCACATACATTTTGTCTGCCTAACCTTAGTTTCTGAAAATCCGGCCCTAACCGTTCTTCAACTAATATGTAAATGAAGTGACCATTAAGAAATGGGTTTTCATGGGGTTTGGATATGCACACAGCTCTCATGCCCTTAGCCCCATCTCCCACCCCAGCTGGAGACTGGGTCCCAGTTAGATTTGAACATGGAGGCTGAGATCCTTCAGGGAGTTCTCCCTTTTCTCCAAACCTGCCTCTCCGTGCTCTGTAGCTAAAGTGACCGCACGGCCCAT from Malaclemys terrapin pileata isolate rMalTer1 chromosome 12, rMalTer1.hap1, whole genome shotgun sequence includes the following:
- the LOC128846426 gene encoding WAP four-disulfide core domain protein 3-like isoform X2; amino-acid sequence: MPSYFYNSATKRCEEFIYGGCQGNANRFSSMDECLKTCGSSVKTGKCPTPINVGAANCDNFCSTDADCPGSERCCSNGCGKECRLPIEVNPGYCRKAPPGTVTICLAECSNDRECGAGSKCCSWGCHLHCARAVPAHPGTCPKRRVLQTFAPCENKCSDDRDCPTRQKCCFTGCGLGCLAPLTGDICQLPPERGPCRGQIPRFFYNPASRTCESFIYGGCRGNGNNFRTLLECQQACRKHEKPGFCRVFPPDTMGICALLCFSDDDCAGAEKCCSNGCGRTCQTPQQSRPERDREEPRV